From a single Vitis vinifera cultivar Pinot Noir 40024 chromosome 18, ASM3070453v1 genomic region:
- the LOC100854878 gene encoding light-harvesting complex-like protein OHP2, chloroplastic → MSVASSIPCIKIPTSSSSSSSSSSSYCRFSATKPAIFTIRSSQTEGPLRRPVAPLREPAPPPLPPKPIPPSPSPSSASPPPSPPPPPSASVDKNVVTLEFQRQVAKELQDYFKQRKLEEANQGPFFGFIGKNEISNGRWAMFGFAVGMLTEYATGSDFVDQVKILLSNFGIIDLE, encoded by the exons atGAGTGTGGCATCTTCAATTCCATGCATCAAAATcccaacttcttcttcttcatcttcttcatcatcttcttcttattGTAGATTCTCTGCCACCAAGCCTGCTATATTCACCATAAGGAGCTCCCAAACTGAAGGCCCACTCAGGAGACCTGTGGCTCCCCTTAGAGAACCTGCCCCTCCTCCTCTTCCTCCTAAACCCATCCCCCCTTCTCCCTCTCCTTCTTCTgcttctcctcctccatcacccccaccaccaccatctgCCTCTGTGGACAAGAATGTGGTCACTCTGGAGTTTCAGAGGCAAGTAGCTAAGGAGCTTCAGGATTATTTCAAGCAGAGGAAGCTTGAGGAGGCCAATCAGGGTCCTTTCTTTGGCTTCATTGGCAAGAATGAGATTTCCAATGGAAG ATGGGCAATGTTCGGTTTTGCTGTTGGGATGCTAACAGAGTACGCAACAGGCTCTGACTTTGTTGATCAAGTAAAGATCCTTCTCTCCAATTTTGGGATAATAGATCTGGAATGA
- the LOC100854917 gene encoding uncharacterized protein LOC100854917 isoform X1: MLLAVEGGGFFSSSASGYTKGLTLLLLGQKNEEKPMRVSPWNQYQLVDQESDTDLQLASGKNRLSRGCASFVCFGRASAGLEVPSPLKVGPVQQQDGLPGPPISDKGKDHTTDHGDDNNERDVPLKSSLKKPFNSIPVSGGDNECEPLGETCSDIPGCTERRKVQWTDACGRELVEIKEFEPSEVGESDDEFDNGSERSCSCAIM, from the exons ATGTTATTGGCAGTGGAAGGAGGAGGGTTCTTCTCTTCTTCAGCTTCGGGGTACACTAAGGGCCTGACCCTTCTTCTCTTGGGTCAGAAGAACGAAGAAAAACCCATGAGAGTTTCCCCGTGGAATCAGTACCAGTTGGTGGACCAAGAATCCGACACCGACCTCCAGCTGGCTTCCGGGAAGAACCGGCTTTCCCGCGGGTGCGCTTCCTTTGTCTGCTTTGGTCGCGCTTCCGCAGGACTTGAGGTCCCATCCCCACTGAAGGTGGGCCCTGTTCAACAGCAGGATGGCTTGCCAGGGCCTCCTATTTCAGACAAGGGCAAGGATCATACTACTGATCATGGTGACGATAACAATGAAAGAGATGTTCCTCTTAAGAGTAGCTTGAAAAAACCATTTAATAGTATTCCAGTTTCTGGTGGTGATAATGAATGTGAGCCATTGGGTGAAACATGTAGTGACATCCCCGGTTGCACTGAAAGGAGGAAAGTGCAGTGGACAGATGCATGTGGTAGAGAGCTTGTTGAGATTAAGGAATTTGAGCCCAG TGAAGTGGGCGAGTCGGATGACGAATTCGACAACGGAAGTGAAAGGAGTTGTTCTTGTGCAATAATGTAG
- the LOC100854917 gene encoding uncharacterized protein LOC100854917 isoform X2 — protein MLLAVEGGGFFSSSASGYTKGLTLLLLGQKNEEKPMRVSPWNQYQLVDQESDTDLQLASGKNRLSRGCASFVCFGRASAGLEVPSPLKVGPVQQQDGLPGPPISDKGKDHTTDHGDDNNERDVPLKSSLKKPFNSIPVSGGDNECEPLGETCSDIPGCTERRKVQWTDACGRELVEIKEFEPRWVKLKMSDISCCHYL, from the exons ATGTTATTGGCAGTGGAAGGAGGAGGGTTCTTCTCTTCTTCAGCTTCGGGGTACACTAAGGGCCTGACCCTTCTTCTCTTGGGTCAGAAGAACGAAGAAAAACCCATGAGAGTTTCCCCGTGGAATCAGTACCAGTTGGTGGACCAAGAATCCGACACCGACCTCCAGCTGGCTTCCGGGAAGAACCGGCTTTCCCGCGGGTGCGCTTCCTTTGTCTGCTTTGGTCGCGCTTCCGCAGGACTTGAGGTCCCATCCCCACTGAAGGTGGGCCCTGTTCAACAGCAGGATGGCTTGCCAGGGCCTCCTATTTCAGACAAGGGCAAGGATCATACTACTGATCATGGTGACGATAACAATGAAAGAGATGTTCCTCTTAAGAGTAGCTTGAAAAAACCATTTAATAGTATTCCAGTTTCTGGTGGTGATAATGAATGTGAGCCATTGGGTGAAACATGTAGTGACATCCCCGGTTGCACTGAAAGGAGGAAAGTGCAGTGGACAGATGCATGTGGTAGAGAGCTTGTTGAGATTAAGGAATTTGAGCCCAG ATGGGTCAAATTAAAAATGTCAGACATTTCCTGTTGCCATTATTTGTAA